Below is a window of Pagrus major chromosome 21, Pma_NU_1.0 DNA.
aaaaaaagtttgaaaaaaattcagattttatttttcaggagacatttttctttgttttgaaagtataaaaaaaattttcaggacgaaaaaaagaataaaaactgaaactgagaaaataaaataaagttcatTGGTCAGACAGCTGCCCCAGTCACACTGCCGTTTGAGTGCATCcttctctgtgtgaaagtctcagatgtgGCGAGCGGTGAAATCAGAGGCCTGGTATcggcgaaccgaaccagtgtgaatggataagccggcggcgcggagcgagggcgtgtcggtctgacagtctgataactgtacagatccttcactcaacaaaataaagagaaatgtcccacaaagcaacgttacaggaccaaacaacaggaacgtagtaactggtcgtgtctttggcaacttatatgagggaAATAATACCGCAGctatacgtggagaagtgtctgtcatcctgtctgtccgaccgactcttcctcacatttctgcctgaaaaacagcgtctgtccccggcaaaaaacgtttgtctccttcactattgtgttgttgtagttactgtctcacGGGGACGGTCAGTCCtccaccgagacttcagtgaactttcccccagaaaacagcctccctccccgtgagtgagagtcagacagcgtccagtttactgatggcgattatgtaattatgtaatttagagtaAAAgcgtaactttgtcactttccaggatgtttggtgggtcaggatctcaatcacaacacattataactgcatccatatgattataaacagtcagcaggtacgtttagattaacaggacaccgggaaacacgttgaaaaacacacagacgtcatcatgacgtgtaccgtcacgcctctcTTGGATCAGCAgcgccggcttgctgtgtgaattacactgtGGTGCGTCTTCacgccggagctgctcggttctgtgtgaacaaccaacggcggagaattgtTGAACCTCCTCTGCGGAGATAATgaagagtctctgtgtgaaaagggctcgAGAAAAAGATCtggagaattttgttttttcaaaatgtttttcagaaaaaaaatgttttcaggagaTTTTGTTTAGTGTGAAactcagcaaaaaaaacaacaactttttttatcatgtgtgaaactgggtggaaaaaattcagatttctttgtttttcagaaaacaatttattttcaggagaaaaaaaaatcatgcttGAAACTGAGCAGAAATaaatcaggagagaaaaaaaacattcaaaagaaaactttcaaaaattTTGTTTTCGGAAAAAAATTTTCAGGTGTGAaactgaggaaaacaaaaagatctTTCCtggcaaacttttttttttcttagtttcacgtgaaaaaaaaggattttcttgaaaattttgagaaaaaaaaaatctgaaaaaatacaaaatccttcttaaaatattttgaaaaaatatttttgaatcagaacttttcttaaaaaaaattctcctggaaaaaaaaacactcagtttcacacatgacaaaaacatttttcactttttttctccacattttcaaatttgaaaacaaaacaaacaaaaaatcttgTAGATTACCTGCACAACTTttttcacacgtgaaaaaaaaatttggagaaaaaaaaatctggaaaaaaaacaaaacaaaaacaaatcagatttttttcagtttcacacatgaaaaaattcaaagaaaattttcctctgaaaatattttttaaaaacttgaagATTATCCTGCAAAActaggaaataaaaaaaaaaaaaaaaaagatttcctgaacattttgagaaaaaaataatctggaaaaaaacaaaaacaaataaaaacattttttcagtttcactgatgaaaaatttaaaagaaaaagaaaattctcctCCGACAGTTCGACAGTGAAAAAATGACTTCCAAGTGAATAAAacgtgaaataaaaaagacgagCACACaagatttcacattttaatgattCTATTTTACAGACAAGCTttccataaaaacaaaaacactcgGCTTGCAAGGCATGCATGAAGGTCCCGGTGCGTACGTGTTTGTTTCAGCTCATAATGAGCTCCAGCCGTGTCTAacagcagctgtttccagttCACACAGTGCAGCTCAACCTGTTTAACTGCTGCTCTTCATggctcattttgtttttaaataaaataacacttCAGACGTATTCTTCAATTTTTATCCTGTAATGTCGTTCCAGTGTTCTGTGCAAGTTGTCTCACTGTGTTTAAGACCCAGAAGTAGTCAAACCCTTTTATAAATGCAGTAAACTGTAAATATTCCTCCACTCGTTTGCTACAATTATGGTCCGTAAGCTCAATACTGGCCGAAAGATCCTTCTTTTCTTAAAGCAGAGTCGATGAAGGAAGCTTATCTTCCTCTTACAGTGAAAATGatcaacaacaaattaaaagtaAACATGACGTTGGAGATAAGAGTTTCTTTTGTCACCGGAGCACAAGACTTTTAATTACGTTCGCGTTCTGAAATCGACCTCAAATATTTGACTTTCGTTCGATCGAATTCTTCTCGTGCGTCCGGAGTCTCGGACAAAATGTGCAATTTTGTGTATAAATATCCTCCAAAGTGTCGACACAGAAACGGCTTTTTAAGCAGCACTTTTCCAGTCCCAGTGTACATGCAGGAGGCTGATATCAGAAACTGAGGTGCATTCGTAAGGTTCGAATatacaaagacaaataaaaaccaAACTGGCTGCATGTGTAAGGCAGAAGTTTCCCTCAGTAGCACGACAGGAAGGAGAAACGCTTCATCTTCAGAAGATCCTGAGGAGACACAACGAGACGAATGAGGAGGACACGTGACGACACACTGTGACCGTCATCATCAGGACATGTGACGACACTGTTACCTGTTAGGTCAGCTGCTGTATGAGCCCTTTTTCTGGATCATGTTTATCATCCAGCTCCTCATCAGAGTCTGAACAcgacagagaaacaaagattatgacacattttgaaaatacaCTGATTCACGCACGATGCGGACGTGTGAGGTTGTTTCTTCGAACGTGCAGCAGCTCGAGGGAAGTGTGAGAATATCTTGATGTTTTGGGGTGAATGTCAGAGAGTCGACAGACCTGCCACGGACTCTGGTGGAGAGTAGAACTGTCCGTCCGACACGGGCCCCGGATACATGAGAGGAGCTCGCTCTGTGGCGTCCATGATGGACAGATAtcctgaaacacagagaggaggctTCGTGAAGGAAGCGGCAGGTGTGATGACAGCAACAGAACGATGACACGCTCCTGCGACCGTGACTCACTGTTTTCGTCTTCGGCCTCCTGAGGCAGAACCTTGAAGTCGAGCAGCCACGTTTCTATCCAGGCCAACACGAAGGAGATGATGGGCAGCAGGTACCCGAAGGCCCCCTGAGAgagcagctgcacacacacacacacacacacacacacacacacacacacacacacacgaaataCCGTTATGTTTTACAGTGACTTtagttaaagaaaaacagtgtttcatgaTATTTCTGACTTATTTCTACACGAACATGTTTGAACTGTGCTGCAAATAAAATCGTACAGAATATAAAAATTTAAAGCGGTTTATCAAACATAATGAGGTCCAAATAAGATTTATCTGCCGACTGAATCACATTTATTACCCATCACAAAATCTAATGTATTTAATGAAAATAGTGAATATAAACTGGATGCAATGCAACacaagatattttaaaaatgaaaggaaaatttaaaataaaaacatccatGTATATACATAGAATTATGACATTTCTCATAAAATAAGGATAAAAGCAGCACGATGAgatgaaataataatgaattaatttgtttttggttttttaaaaagggacaaaataaaataaaggatCCACGTAAAGAGCAAGAGGGATTTTAAAATTTCCAACGGTCCTTGAACTAATCACGTACTGAAAATGCTCCTGTAAAGAAAAATATCCaaatctaaatttaaaatgttgttatttcatCAAAAATCACTTTATTACACGGGTCACATTTAAAAGTTTGCCAAAAATGAACCAGGTGTTTGAACTGAAAACCTTTAAAAAGATGCTATTTtataagaaaagttgatttttgagtgtcattcccagtGAAATCAAAAGTCGTGAAGTATCAGGCTGATGTCGGTTTATCTTTGAGCTGTTACTGAGGCGACACGTCTCCAAACTTTACATTACAGTTCAGATATGACTGAATAACGAATGTAGTTCAGATAACgagcagcaggtggaggcagaCGTCTTCACCTCTGAgctgttttgttctttcttctGCTCTGAAAACTAAACATTGTAAACAATCGTTGTCATCACTCACCTTTGATAAAATGACTTTAACGATCAAGAAAGCACAGCTGACCGCAGTGGTGATCTGTGCAAACAGAGGAGACACCGATCAGAGACTGCAGAGGTATCAACAGTAAGGAAagtaaggtcccagaacactgtttgaaactaggaaggtggcagggtccgccacatataaacaaagtaaaacagcataaagtgtgttgtcctttaaggtcagtttgtttgttcagttgattcagtcatgaaaacaaaaagagtttgtttatttagtttgtttaaactCAGTCAGtggagatctttctcttctcattcaCATTTCTTCCAcaaatctacagactgctcctttaatatcaCGTTTTTATGTCACCATCAGTATAAACCTCGACAGAGAGGACAGTCTGTCGTTACGTGACCTTTGCCGTCGGTCCACGATGTGAACACTCGGTTTAAAATCGTTTCTCACGACGAGGAAATTATGTTGTGAACTTTTCACCGTCTGAATCTGTTCTGCCTTCGAGCTGCGtgagtgatttttattttaaaaaacattcttgATTTCACTTCACTGAAAACCACCCGACATGACGACCTTCAGGTGGACAAATTAATAGAAACACCGTTCAACAGAGTATCAGCGAACCAAAGTCGAGTCAGGGGCTTCGGTTCACTTCCCACTCAGTCGATCAACAACGCGAACAGAAACTACAATTACAGTTCAATCCTCCGTCTGTGAGTGGAGTCTGAACAAAGACACTTCCCAAAATTGAGGTTCCTGAACCTTTCAGACCAAGTAAACaccaacaaaacaatgaaagagCCTCCTCGTGTTGAACAGCTCTAACCAGCCTGGTGACGTCTTTTTACTGTCTTGCTTGAAGTGACGCCGGCGGctcaactgctgtttcttctcttcGGCATTAAACTCATCGGACCTGTCGGAGTCAGCGTTGTCACTCGCCTCTCGACTGTTTTTACTGACTTTGTAGCCGTTTCAATCCTGCAGCTCTTtaaacagcagctgaggagtCCGACTCTCACTGTGTTTGTTCAGCTGTCCCGTCACGTCCACAGACATTACGGGTCACGTTCACCCTACGTGGCTAAACACCCGtgaattttatttcaaaaattAAGAATATTTAAACGAATAACACCCTTTTTTAACGTGAAGTGTATAAATAACTTTTGTCTGTAACTTTTGTTTGGTGTTCAATTTCAGCGATGCTCTTGTGTATCACCAGGTGGAGCTACCACCAACATATCACTGCTTTCATACATATCCATTATTCTCTATTATTGATTTTTAGAAACAACATCAAACACAGGTAAACCTCAGAACACGGCTGCTCTTTGCCACTTCACTTATCTCATGTTTGGCACGTGTGTTTTCTGCAGGCTCAAAGTTGAGGCGAGTCCTTTAAGAGGATCAGGTGCGACTGTTTGCCCCAGAATATCACACAGATAGTAATAAATATAAAGTCCCAAACTTGGATGATTTGGGGCACAGCTGGAACATGTGCCGAGATGATTTTTATTAAGATACACAACATAATTTGAAAATAACCACTGactacacacaaaacaaaccaatGACCGTCTCGTAGCGCTGACACAGACGGGAGGGattcaaattaaaagttaaaaacctgaataaatgagaATCAAAGTGTGACACTTCCACGAGGCTTCACTGTTCATCCCTCCAGCAGAAATCCAGAGAGGTGAAGAATCAACGACAAGGAGCCCTGAACGACCGCGTCGACAAAGAGGAACGAACATTAACGGCCCAGACGTGAAACAGGATGTCTGATTAACGACACCTCCAGCCTCAAAAATAACTGTCAAGTTAAATCAACACGTCTGAGTCTCTCAAGAGGAACTGCACAGACTGTGCTCCACTTAGATTGTGTTCACCGTCAGTGCTGCGACACACTGACACTGTGTAGTTATAGTTAACATACATatgtaattatatatttatatatcacatttaaattgttatatttatcagTCAGTCACTATATAGAGAAATACATACAGTGAATGCACCGTTAAGTCGAGagatctttgttttattgatgtgatgcgtcttgttttttgtttttaatcttgtgAACATGCTCCGACTGGACATTAAAGCTATTTTAATCTGATCTATATCCTTTATATTAAGCTGTGCAACTATTGACAATTGAAATAACAGCATCCACAAGTCTTATTTGCAAGCTTTTCTACCCTCTGCTGATACAAACCAAGAGTCAAATCTGAGTCTACTCACTGCGATGGCCCACCAGTGACGGAGCTTACAGACGGCGTAGGCCAGGATGAGCGTGGCAAACCTGAAAACAGCCAGGAGCTGACGGACgagagggaggaagagtggaggaggacagagaggagaaagatcaAACGTGAGCAGTGACGGGAAGAATGGGCGATTAACAACAAAGGAGTAACGAGGTCATCGAATATGAGCTTACAAAAATGTCGAAGAAGGAGGCGCGGTAGTCGTAGTGCAGGACTTCTTTATTCAGCTGGTTCTGAATGCCACTGTTCACctgtgaaacacaaaacactgattaaaaTGACTCTCGACTCCGATAACGttcctctgtttgtgtctttttatcaCTTGAGACTCCTGCACTGGTTTTAATCCACTGAAAATAAGAAGGATTTGGCAGGAAAATGCTTTAGTGGGTTCAGCTGCCTCAGCAACACAATGtgatgttgtatttatttacatttctgttcatttattaAGAATAACATTCATTTAACCATTTGATTTACTGCAATAAACAGTAAtccacacaaagacagaggccTGCTTCATTAATGGTAACATCAAATTTAGAAAGTATTGATGTCGACACAAAAAAGTGCCAAATAATGTGATTAACCTGTTTGTTAGACTTAATTTCAGCCACATTAACCGTTTAAAAGCATAGAACGTAATTTCTGCCATTCGGGGTCCCTCAGTCGAACCTAAAAGGCGTAAACAGAAAGGGATTATAGgagtttttttgtctttattgtcagacaacaacaactgctgatgaaaatctatcgACGTGACTCAGATTCACGGACGACGAGATAAagtatttagtttttattgacGTTACGtctctgatgtatcatctgatgtttctccGGATCACAAGAGGCGACGAAATCAAACGCACTGTTCCTTGAATgaaagtacagataattgtttgtagacatttttaatgaataaatgttacatattatatctttcaATAGGTATTTTCAAGACCATTATAATACTGAAGTTCAAGGTAATGGATTTAAAATCAATGTCAGGAACACTAAAGCTAAATAAATGACTTTTCCCACATGTGGTGCTTTTAAGCTTTGTGGGTGTTGTTGAACATTTTTTGCTAAGAAAGCGTAAAATGTTCATGTAGCCAGGTCATATTCACTGAGATTTGTGAGACTTGtattcatatttatatctacaaattaaaaataaaatcatgtataACTTTTAATATAAACTAACGAAAAGGCTTCAGCTTCTTTCGGGGGccaatatttttgtttaaaggtcGGATTTGGGACAACAGCCACTATTTTCCTCCCACAGCTGAAGAATTACAGCAGTTTTATCATTTGAAGGAATGTAGGAGGCTCAATTCTTTGTTGAccaaaaaactgaaactttcACACCTTTCAGTAACAGCCAGAGGTGTCAAAAGTTCAcacatcctctcctccagcagaagttcagatacttgtgtaaaaaacagactctggtaaaagtagaagtgcTGACTCAGCTTCTTtcctccagtaaaagtaatagagtacaggctctgacatgtactcagagtatcagagtaaaaagtctccctctgaaggacatttgtggtcaaagctaactgaagctcacgtcatattaatataattcaaagactattaaagttaaaggtagagtcagtaggatttgtcccagctgttcctgaacgcaccacaaagatagttgattgttgagtctcattcccaggacgtcaaacagccacatgttgggttggtaaagcgtccgagcagcaacaaagagagaaaataagaaactctctgcagatacgagacactaacacgccttttctccccattcagcctccctctctgtctgtttacgtcttcttacgtctttgtttcgtctcgctgcgtctgccgtgtgtgatgtgctctgataggtcgacatcagtctcgtgatgttgggaaggcggcgtgcgatgacgccaaataacaataatccataattcacctcaaatgcatcaaactaaagtaacgaggctgttttgaaaatgtgaggaggagaaagttcagatgtttgtgttcagatgtggaGAGaaggataaaaataaacactcaaAGTATTTGTACGTcattacttcccacctctggtGACAGAGAGGAAATGTCAACTTCAGCCTTTGCTTGACTGGATGAGGTTTATTCAGCTGCCTCGTCAGCTCCAGCGGTGTCAGCGGTGTGAGTGGAACGACCTGTTTGGCAGGAAGTTCCACTTGTTGTTGAAAATGTCTCGGTGACTAAACTCGGCTCTGGAATTTCCCGGCCCGGCGATGACCCAACGTGTGTCTATAAAGTCTTTATCTTTGGTTTAATCCTTAACCAGAGATTAATTATTATTCAAGTCAAAGTTTTGCATTAGTCATGTCCACAACAAGTGCAGTGACGCAGGATTGGGAAATATGAAATGTTTGCAGAACTGTGACTGAGATtatcttcattattttttcttcacttttagATCATTTGCCATAATAATTTCTAAGCTCCCAAGGTAATGTCTCAAATTGATTGTTCAGTCTGACCAAAATCTGAATATATATTCatttcacaatttaaaaaagcCTGAACCAGGTCAGAACAGAGAAACGAAACAACCTCACTGTTCACATTTACTGGTACAGTTACAGTGGGACGGCAGGAAGATTTccaaaaaggaaggaaaatcTTGAGCACACACACGAGTTCCAGTCCGACGGGTTTACAGGAGGAAAAGCTCTGCGTTATGAATGTGAGCAGGTTTACTCTTCCATGTGAGTCACTGGAACGTCCTTTCAAATACAGTAACACAAAAAGTGTGTACACGCGTCAGTGTACACGCGTCTGTGTCAGCGCTCAAGGTTCACTTTGCTGAAACTGGAGCATTGTGGGAATGTGTGCTGCAATCACATCGCTTCCTCATTCAGGGCGTTTTACAGCTTCATGACCTCGATTcacttctgcagcagcagctgaccgGCGTCTGCTCGACcttgacacaattcaaacaaaacTATTTGAccataaaatacaataaaagtcCACTTTATGATTCTCCCATGACACGAATCTCCCCACGGCTGAATGAAAACAGTCTACTTCTGTGCTCACtcgtagataccagccacctaaatgcACCAGATTTCTCCCATCAGGATCCATCCATGCATTCATGCAACCCTGAGAAATCCCCACATTGTTAGTATGCTAACCTGAAATGCTAGATGTACTTAACATTATACCCTCTAAACAtctgcatgttagcattgttattttagcatttagctcccAGCTGTTAGCCACATCAGTGTTATTATGGATGCAGTCATTTTGTTTAACAGCTGCACAGAGCTGGGACAGATAATTCTGATTATTAATGAGCTGCAGTCAATTTCTCAGTTttgacagcagctgcaggacgAGATAAAAGATGGAGGGGAGAGTCAGAGAACCGGGTTATGCATCAGTTAGTTTCCCTGTTAAATAGTGTTTTTCTCTCTATATAATTGGCGGCCGCTTGCAGCAATGATGaatgtttgaaaacaaaagaatattTCCCTTTCCTGTCGCCTAAACACCTAAAcatacatttcaaaatgcatagaaaacattttgaaacttATTTCTACACCTATCTGTAATCACACACCTAAAATAATGACCATCTCTGCATCAGGATATTCTTACATTGAGCTCTATGATCCAGAGCAAGGTGATGAACAAGAGGTCGAAGGTGACGAAGAGGCAGAAGGTCCTCCTCACGTCCGAGATGCACTTCTTCTCCCCGGCATCGTACGACTCCACCCTCGCGCAGATGGGCGTGGTGATGACTGACCCCACCCCTCTGCCGGTCAGCCGCGAATCGGCGCTGCTACTGCATCGGCTGTCCATCCCCGGTCACGCCCCCTGAGCAGGGCCAGCCCGGCCCACTGGTCAACAGAAGGTGGACTCAcaggtggagaag
It encodes the following:
- the stard3nl gene encoding STARD3 N-terminal-like protein, which encodes MDSRCSSSADSRLTGRGVGSVITTPICARVESYDAGEKKCISDVRRTFCLFVTFDLLFITLLWIIELNVNSGIQNQLNKEVLHYDYRASFFDIFLLAVFRFATLILAYAVCKLRHWWAIAITTAVSCAFLIVKVILSKLLSQGAFGYLLPIISFVLAWIETWLLDFKVLPQEAEDENRYLSIMDATERAPLMYPGPVSDGQFYSPPESVADSDEELDDKHDPEKGLIQQLT